A region of Halosolutus amylolyticus DNA encodes the following proteins:
- the glnA gene encoding type I glutamate--ammonia ligase, whose translation MTSGNITEAEQAVLDEIEDNDISFLRLQFTDILGTVKNVSVPARQAEKAFSEGIYFDGSSIEGFVRIQESDMRLVPDPDTFAILPWRRKEDGASARMICDVYNTSTGEPFEGDPRYVLKQALDRAHEMGYTVNAAPEPEFFLFEEDEEGRATTETNDAGGYFDLAPKDLASDVRRDIIYGLEDMGFEVEASHHEVAQGQHEINFTYDDALTTADNVGTFRTVVRAIAAQHDYHATFMPKPIPKINGSGMHTHISLFTEDGENAFHDESDEFNLSETAHSFLAGVLEHAPAITAVANPTVNSYKRLVPGYEAPVYVAWSDRNRSALIRKPAARVPAASRIELRSPDPSCNPYLAIAVMIHAGLDGIEQGLEAPDPVRENIYEFDEQKREEYGIETLPSNLGAAVDALEEDEAIYEALGDHVAPKFVEAKRQEFEEYLVDVSEWELDRYLETF comes from the coding sequence ATGACAAGCGGAAACATCACGGAGGCCGAGCAGGCCGTATTGGACGAAATCGAGGACAACGATATCAGTTTCCTCCGACTGCAGTTTACCGACATTCTGGGCACGGTGAAGAACGTCTCGGTTCCGGCACGCCAGGCCGAGAAGGCTTTCTCCGAGGGTATCTACTTCGACGGTTCTTCGATCGAGGGTTTCGTCCGCATTCAGGAATCGGACATGCGTCTCGTCCCCGATCCGGACACCTTCGCGATTCTCCCGTGGCGGCGGAAAGAGGACGGGGCCTCGGCCCGGATGATCTGTGACGTCTACAACACCTCGACGGGCGAACCGTTCGAGGGCGACCCCCGCTACGTGCTCAAGCAGGCGCTCGATCGCGCCCACGAGATGGGGTACACGGTCAACGCCGCGCCCGAACCGGAGTTCTTCCTGTTCGAGGAGGACGAGGAGGGGCGCGCGACGACCGAAACAAACGACGCCGGCGGTTACTTCGACCTCGCGCCGAAAGACCTCGCCTCGGACGTCCGCCGCGACATCATCTACGGCCTCGAGGACATGGGCTTCGAAGTCGAGGCCAGCCACCACGAGGTCGCCCAGGGCCAACACGAGATCAACTTCACCTACGACGACGCGCTGACGACCGCCGACAACGTCGGTACCTTCCGCACGGTCGTCCGCGCGATCGCCGCCCAGCACGACTATCACGCGACGTTCATGCCCAAGCCGATCCCGAAGATCAACGGCTCGGGGATGCACACCCACATCTCGCTGTTCACCGAGGACGGAGAGAACGCGTTCCACGACGAGAGCGACGAGTTCAACCTGAGCGAGACCGCCCACTCGTTCCTCGCTGGCGTGCTCGAACACGCGCCCGCGATCACGGCCGTCGCGAACCCGACAGTCAACAGCTACAAGCGCCTCGTTCCGGGCTACGAAGCGCCAGTCTACGTCGCCTGGTCCGATCGCAACCGCTCGGCGCTGATCCGCAAGCCGGCCGCCCGCGTCCCGGCCGCCTCGCGGATCGAACTCCGATCGCCCGACCCGTCCTGTAACCCCTACCTCGCCATCGCCGTCATGATCCACGCCGGCCTCGACGGCATCGAGCAGGGGCTCGAGGCCCCCGATCCGGTTCGCGAAAACATCTACGAGTTCGACGAGCAGAAGCGCGAGGAGTACGGCATCGAGACGCTGCCGTCGAACCTCGGCGCGGCCGTCGACGCGCTCGAGGAAGACGAAGCCATCTACGAGGCGCTCGGCGACCACGTCGCGCCCAAGTTCGTCGAGGCCAAGCGACAGGAGTTCGAGGAGTACCTCGTCGACGTCTCCGAGTGGGAACTCGATCGGTACCTCGAGACGTTCTAA
- a CDS encoding YihY/virulence factor BrkB family protein, which yields MIDYRQGLAFTRRLFDLARREQLTLLAAGVAFYGFISLVPLALLTVALAASIGGEALAARLTAAASDVLTPSAQELLAETIVDETGRTGATVVGILGLLWGSSRVMRGLDRAFSLVYGTAGKKSLLDTIWDATIVFGVITVGLALVGAFEIGIRVLPIGGISVLGQLFVLLGLFATFLPLYVVFPGVDIGLREALPGTAVAAIGWYALSRTFSLYARFAGEYAVYGALGAVFLVLIWLYAGAIILVFGAVLNAALATGEVDRQLQSPRARQFSTEAMTDDATGADEGEGGDDESAGADGEPDHGERVDRDPGDEHAGRRSRTTARTRDRSADPEALREEIERLRDRVDEFETDVEDRTVRKESLESELKRYVRRRVRRGHAHGWGPYIVLLYGTAMAIAAFYFLSGGWAILAMFVVWTSTLGVYVLMVLFGFGLSMLGAPGRLRDRIGDWRS from the coding sequence GTGATCGACTACAGACAGGGACTCGCGTTCACGCGACGCCTCTTTGATCTCGCGAGACGCGAACAACTGACGCTGCTCGCGGCCGGGGTCGCCTTCTACGGATTCATCTCGCTCGTCCCGCTCGCGCTCCTGACGGTCGCGCTCGCGGCCTCGATCGGGGGCGAGGCGCTCGCGGCCCGACTCACGGCCGCCGCCAGCGACGTGCTCACGCCGTCGGCCCAGGAACTGCTCGCGGAGACGATCGTCGACGAAACCGGCCGCACGGGGGCGACCGTCGTGGGGATCCTCGGCCTGCTCTGGGGTTCGAGTCGCGTCATGCGGGGACTCGACCGAGCCTTCTCGCTCGTGTACGGTACCGCAGGCAAGAAATCGTTGCTGGACACGATCTGGGACGCGACGATCGTCTTCGGCGTGATCACGGTCGGCCTCGCGCTCGTCGGCGCGTTCGAGATCGGAATTCGCGTGCTTCCGATCGGGGGGATCTCCGTCCTCGGGCAACTGTTCGTTCTGCTGGGACTGTTCGCGACGTTCCTGCCGCTGTACGTGGTGTTTCCGGGCGTCGATATCGGGCTTCGCGAGGCCCTTCCCGGGACCGCCGTCGCCGCGATCGGCTGGTACGCCCTGAGCCGGACGTTCTCGCTGTACGCGCGTTTTGCCGGCGAGTACGCCGTCTACGGCGCACTCGGGGCGGTCTTTCTCGTCCTCATCTGGCTGTACGCCGGGGCGATCATCCTCGTGTTCGGGGCCGTCCTCAACGCAGCCCTCGCCACCGGTGAAGTGGATCGGCAGCTACAAAGTCCCCGCGCTCGACAGTTTTCTACAGAAGCGATGACCGACGACGCCACGGGTGCCGACGAGGGCGAGGGCGGCGACGACGAGAGCGCCGGGGCGGACGGCGAACCCGACCACGGCGAACGCGTAGACCGCGACCCCGGCGACGAGCACGCGGGCCGGCGATCGCGGACGACCGCACGGACGCGCGACCGGTCGGCTGACCCCGAAGCGCTCCGGGAGGAGATCGAACGGCTTCGCGATCGAGTCGACGAGTTCGAGACGGACGTCGAGGACCGGACCGTCAGGAAGGAGTCCCTCGAGAGCGAACTCAAACGCTACGTCCGCCGCCGGGTTCGTCGCGGACACGCCCACGGCTGGGGGCCATACATCGTGCTGTTGTACGGGACCGCGATGGCCATCGCCGCGTTTTATTTCCTCTCGGGCGGTTGGGCGATCCTCGCGATGTTCGTCGTCTGGACGTCCACCCTCGGTGTCTACGTGCTGATGGTGCTGTTCGGCTTCGGCCTCTCCATGCTCGGGGCACCCGGGCGACTGCGCGATCGGATCGGCGACTGGCGGTCCTGA
- a CDS encoding YgaP family membrane protein, with protein sequence MEKNVGGYDRGIRFIVGPVLLIVGIAAVAGLFSIAAGTVGTALAVLALVIGAVLTITAITQTCLMNSLLGVDTYEGADRSESETEDLQAGRPS encoded by the coding sequence ATGGAAAAGAACGTCGGCGGATACGACCGTGGAATTCGGTTCATCGTCGGGCCGGTACTGCTGATCGTCGGTATCGCCGCAGTTGCTGGGCTGTTCTCGATCGCTGCTGGGACCGTCGGCACGGCCCTCGCCGTGCTCGCGCTCGTCATCGGTGCGGTACTGACGATCACCGCGATCACACAGACGTGTCTCATGAACTCGCTGCTCGGCGTCGACACCTACGAGGGGGCGGACCGCTCCGAGTCGGAGACCGAAGACCTGCAGGCCGGCCGCCCCAGCTGA
- a CDS encoding tRNA (guanine(26)-N(2))-dimethyltransferase, translating into MRVTEGGVELEVPGEQTEGVEESVFYNPRQELNRDLTIATLRAFRDRELRAESYLDAMTASGIRGVRAAADGWDVTCCDVDEEAVELASENVARNGLRETASVEHRNVNGLMHDEVFDVIDLDPYGTPMPFADAAFANCRDLVCVTATDTAPLCGAHFNSGVRSYSAVPRNTDYHPEMGVRILLSALARSAARFDVGVEPILTHATSHYVRTYLELDHRATSADAAIDELGHLYHCEDCLYREHDPGLIADPIETCPHCGGDRVLAAGPIWLGPVHDPAFVERVRGELPDAFGTAEKARELCETLETELDTPTHYDQHKLCRNWGLPANAMDEFLADLREAGHAASRAHYGGTTFKTNASVDEIRAATEDNLD; encoded by the coding sequence ATGCGCGTCACCGAGGGTGGGGTCGAACTCGAGGTCCCCGGCGAGCAGACGGAGGGAGTCGAGGAGTCGGTCTTCTACAACCCCCGACAGGAACTTAATCGCGATCTGACGATCGCAACGCTTCGAGCCTTTCGCGATCGGGAGCTCCGGGCCGAGTCCTACCTTGACGCGATGACCGCCAGCGGTATCCGGGGCGTCCGTGCCGCGGCCGACGGCTGGGACGTCACCTGCTGTGACGTCGACGAGGAGGCCGTCGAACTGGCAAGCGAGAACGTAGCGCGCAACGGCCTCCGGGAGACGGCGTCCGTCGAGCACCGGAACGTCAACGGCCTCATGCACGACGAGGTGTTCGACGTGATCGACCTCGACCCCTACGGGACGCCGATGCCCTTTGCCGACGCGGCGTTCGCGAACTGTCGCGACCTCGTCTGTGTCACCGCGACCGACACCGCGCCGCTGTGTGGGGCCCACTTCAACAGCGGGGTCCGCTCGTACTCCGCCGTGCCGCGGAACACGGACTACCATCCCGAGATGGGCGTCCGGATCCTCCTCTCCGCGCTCGCCCGGAGCGCCGCCCGGTTCGACGTCGGCGTCGAGCCGATCCTGACCCACGCGACCAGCCACTACGTCCGGACCTACCTCGAACTCGATCACCGGGCGACGTCGGCCGACGCCGCGATCGACGAACTGGGTCACCTGTACCACTGCGAGGACTGCCTCTACCGCGAGCACGACCCCGGGCTAATCGCCGATCCGATCGAAACCTGTCCCCACTGCGGGGGCGACCGCGTGCTCGCTGCGGGGCCGATCTGGCTCGGTCCGGTTCACGATCCGGCGTTCGTCGAGCGCGTTCGCGGGGAACTCCCGGACGCGTTCGGCACCGCAGAGAAGGCCCGGGAGCTTTGCGAGACCCTCGAAACCGAACTCGACACGCCGACCCACTACGACCAGCACAAACTCTGCCGGAACTGGGGGCTCCCCGCCAACGCGATGGACGAGTTCCTCGCCGATCTACGCGAGGCGGGCCACGCGGCCTCGCGGGCCCACTACGGCGGGACGACGTTCAAGACGAACGCGAGCGTCGACGAGATCCGTGCGGCGACCGAGGACAACCTTGACTGA
- a CDS encoding Cdc6/Cdc18 family protein, protein MSDSTDYFGSENEIFRNKELLQVSHLPDGDRIIGREDELTNLANAIKPATRGNTPNNVLVYGKTGTGKSLCSKFITNQAIERAEGNDVSIGVAYVDCLQESTETQAVQSAGHQLNDQPETDISIPHSGLSTSEYYRRLWRIIDTRYDVALIILDEVDKIEDDDILMQLSRAVESGKLTSSTVGVIGISNKVRYKDSLDERIKSSLCEREYVFSPYDATQIREILRSRSDAFHEGVLEDGVVPRVAALAAREHGDARKAIDILRFAGEIAEENALETVTEDCVDRAHEREETSRLAELISKSPSHAKLVLEAMALLTQQKAGDNAPVTTNEAYDLYMRLCDRDGSEHLKLRRVRDILSELEFLSIIDQERKWAGRGKGNYMENRLIDDPEVIIAACNESD, encoded by the coding sequence ATGTCGGATTCGACGGACTATTTCGGAAGTGAGAACGAAATCTTCCGAAACAAGGAGCTGTTGCAGGTCTCGCACCTCCCGGACGGTGACCGGATCATCGGTCGGGAGGACGAACTGACGAATCTCGCGAACGCGATCAAACCCGCCACTCGGGGCAACACCCCGAACAACGTCCTCGTCTACGGAAAGACGGGCACCGGCAAGTCGCTGTGCTCGAAGTTCATCACGAACCAGGCGATCGAACGCGCCGAGGGCAACGACGTCTCGATCGGCGTCGCCTACGTCGACTGCCTGCAGGAGTCGACCGAAACGCAGGCCGTGCAATCGGCCGGCCACCAGCTCAACGACCAGCCCGAGACCGACATCTCGATCCCCCACTCGGGGTTGAGCACGTCCGAGTACTACCGGCGGCTGTGGCGGATCATCGACACCCGCTATGACGTCGCCCTCATCATCCTCGACGAGGTCGACAAGATCGAGGACGACGACATCCTGATGCAACTCTCGAGGGCCGTCGAGTCCGGCAAACTCACCTCGAGCACCGTCGGCGTCATCGGCATCTCGAACAAGGTCCGGTACAAGGACTCGCTGGACGAGCGGATCAAGTCCAGTCTCTGTGAGCGTGAGTACGTCTTCTCGCCCTACGACGCCACACAGATCCGAGAGATCCTCCGCTCGCGATCGGACGCGTTCCACGAGGGCGTCCTCGAGGACGGTGTCGTTCCGCGCGTGGCCGCGCTGGCCGCCCGGGAACACGGCGACGCGCGGAAGGCGATCGACATCCTCCGCTTTGCGGGCGAAATCGCCGAGGAGAACGCCCTCGAGACGGTCACGGAGGACTGCGTCGATCGGGCCCACGAACGCGAGGAGACCAGCCGGCTGGCCGAACTGATCTCGAAGAGCCCCAGTCACGCGAAACTCGTCCTCGAGGCGATGGCGCTTCTCACACAGCAAAAAGCGGGCGACAACGCGCCGGTGACGACCAACGAGGCCTACGATCTCTACATGCGGCTCTGCGATCGCGACGGTTCGGAGCATCTGAAACTTCGCCGGGTGCGGGACATCCTCTCGGAACTCGAGTTCCTCTCGATTATCGACCAGGAACGTAAGTGGGCCGGCCGGGGAAAGGGCAACTACATGGAAAACCGGCTGATCGACGACCCGGAGGTCATCATCGCCGCCTGTAACGAGTCCGACTAG